TCACACacttttttgttcattttgatatatttcacatactgtttGTAATTTAAAGCTTAACAAAATTCTTCTGTTTTTGGGGTTTGAAATTGGATACAAGCCCTATTTTATTACAATGGGACTTTTTCATTGACATCTAATGCAAgaactttcattaaaaaaaattaataaaatttatatgcaaatgtgttttgaGGCTCCTGTATAAGACTGTAAGTATGTTCTTGGATTTTATAGGTTATTGATTAAGTGTTAAAGCTACAACACTACACCACTTTTGGCTGATTTTTGCTGTAATTTGCTGTCTGGATGAGTTCATTATTTGCCAAAAGTCAAAGCTCTGCAGATTTTGGGAAAATCACGTAGTGGGTGATGGGAACAATTACTGCAGTCATGTTTTGtacattgtttgttttcatttatgtgTTTCCTATCAACAAGGTGCATGTTTCTATATGTTGTGCACCTACCgtacacatgtatatataatgGCGCACAACATCACGACCACCAAAGTCACGACAGCAACTCCAATCAGCACAGAGAAAAGATTCAAACCTAAAGAATAAATGATTGTTTGGTAAACTATTAAGCAAGTGTTAGAGAGTTATattgtaatgtttaaaaaataaaaaataaccatAGTGAAAGGAGCATAAGAATGATCTAAAAAGTGGGGGTTTAGCATTAACATTTATCACAATGACAGTTAAGCTATTATTTACAGTTTACTTAGAGTTATATATTCTTATTGACAGATTTGTCTTCTATTGGATGAATCACAGAACTGAAACTCACGTTCAACAGATGAAGGCAGCTGAAGCAGTTTTCTTGCAGTGCCTCGAGTGTTGTTACTGACACACTGCAGagtggatgtgtgtgtgagagactgaTGTAGAGTGATGGAGCTCCTCAAGCCTGTGCTGCTCAATCGCTCTTCACTGATGAACGTGTTTGAAGAGTTAGTGACAGGACGTCCAGACAGATGCCACTCCAGTTCAGGAGAGGGATTCCCATCAGcctcacagaaacacacaattACATTAGTTCTGTTACAGCTGGAGGATGAAGAGATTTTAGGTGCATCTGAAAAAGAAGAGAGAATGACATGATACACATTAAGCACGTGGTTTTTAGGCAGCATATAGAGGAGAAAAGTACTGATGCCACAGAAATCCTACACTGAACATGTACTGTGATGCTGTCCTGTGCTGTTTTGTTCTTGTCCTGTAGCTGGTAGGTTATAGTGCAGGTGAAAGTGACTCCATGCTCACGGTGAGTAGCAGTGAAGTTCAGATCAGAGATGAGCTCCTGTAGTCTGCTGCTCTCACTGAGGGGGATTCTGGGAGTGGAGCTCCATGTGAGAGTTGCTGGAGGAGAGGAGCAGAGAGTCTCAGCAGAGCAGCGCAGACTCACAGAGCTCCCCTCCAACACCTCCTCCTGATCCTGCGCCACATACAGCTGCACTCTGGGTTTGGGAGGAGACTCTGAAACAGAGAAAGTAAATGACAATGATGGCAACTTTTAAAACACAcattcattgataaataaaaggcAGAAATCACTCACCAATGACATCTATAGTGGAGCTGTTCGTTTTGTAGGTGTATTTCATAACTTCACTATTAATCCTGAAGAAATATTTACCACTGTGCTTTgaattaacattataaaagacAGTGGTGCAGTTCTTCTCGTGCAGTTGTCCAGTTATCTTCCCATTAAAGTGATTAGGTTTGGGATCTCTGGAGTTAAACACTTGGTTATTCAAATGATCTCCATCTTTGAGCCACACTCCTGTAGCTCTCTCAGTGAGGTATTTGTCATATTCTTTCTTAATCTCAAATCTGCACTTTATGATCACACAGGATCCACTGAGAGCTTCAATCTTCTCTGGCAGACTGACACTAAAATCTCTACAGCAAACACCTGCAACACACACATgatgaaaaacattattttaaagggTGTTTACGGTATCATTTTAAACAGAGAACAATCAGAGCAACAGCAACAGTGGAATCTACATCAAGCATATTTGTAACTATtaatgtatttcaatattttaattactgtaatattgtaaatattttgaatgagataCCAGACTTTACAAACCAATTTGTGTATCAATTAGTATGTAACTGATTTAgctaaaatgtttgaaatgaaaAGTTCCCATATAGTTTAATGCAGTAGTTCAGCACTTGTTAAACTACTTCATTTACATTCTCAGTCATACTGAACACTAGATGTGTGAAGAAGGGAAGGAAAATCATACCATTTAACAgaaaacagaagagaatgaTTGTCTCTGCAGTGTCCATCTCTTCATTAACAGATACTCCTGTAGAGAAACACTCTTGTACATGCTAGTAtttacatgcataaataaaaaataataaaaaaaaattaaaatcttcaTATTTTTGGATCTGAAGTCCTGAGCTGCTGCTGATTGAAACCGTGTGAAAGTGTGCTGTGTGAACGGTCAGCAACTTTATATACTGACTGAACTTCCTGTGTCAGCATCAACATGCATGTTTAACCTTTAAATGCACAAGTGCTTCTACAATCActcattttaaagaattgtATGTTTAATTTCTTAACCCTCCTTGATTCTCTCATGGACTGACCTAAATCAACAGAAGTGAATCAGTGATGGAAAGCTCAAGTGTAAATTGTTCAGCACTTGTTTTGGTGtgtaaaaagtgtatttatttacaactctaggttttttgtgttgtgttgtgttgtgttgtgttgtgttgtgttgtgaatAAATCATTTATGTGATTTTGTGTATCAGTTGTAGCTCACTTCATCGATTGAAATGTTTCTCATAGAACATCTATTCAGTGGAAGTttcctgttttctgttttgaaaAGCATGCGTTCATGTTCAAGTGTAGCTTTATATGAGCTTTACAGGAAGAGAAATGAATAGACAGGACTAGcctatataattacatttatagctTTTTAACACCTAGTCACACAAAAAAAGGTCTGAATGTCACTGCGTTACATATAACAAGACAAACCAAGTGTCCTCTGCAAACAAATTATATAAGATCTTTTCTTACAACTGTCATCTCTGTTTTTGCAACCTGGGTCAAAGTAATTCTTAGTGGATGTGTGAAGTCAGTTTCATCTCAGGCTCACACAAATATCCTAGCAGAGTAAACAGTGTTGTTCATCACATTAGAGCTGCGACTAACACAAAGTGTCAAAATACTTTCTGTGTTCATTTCGTGTTTCTTTAGTGAGGGGAACAAAAAAGCTTTTCATTAGCATTCCTGCATCTCAAAGACAGTTATTTGGGCatgatttacttttatttatttatttattttacatacacTTATTGGTAGATGCTCAGTTTGTCTTTCATTGTTTGAATCAGAACTGAAACTCGTGTGCAGCCTGAGGGAGGCAGTGTctttgaaaaacacacacagagcacatgGTGTCGGGGTCTTATGAAGGAGAAAACAATGGAAGCCACAATATGATCAACAATAAACCTCAAAAGATTATAAagacttacaaaaaaaaaaaaaaaaaaaaatctactgttgtcctgtgctgttttttttttttttttttttttttttttttttttttttctgtacaaaaaATGGAGGATCACATTAGACTGTAAAATCTATCAAATCAATCAGTCGATTGCTTTTTTGTCTCACCCTTGAGGCTCACTAGGCTCTGAACTGCTCTCTTTACCAAGTGTGTTCCACACCAactgtttatatttgtttagaatgTTTTGGTAAACATaagaaaatgcaaaataagCACTTTATACAGTCAGCTAAAAAGACATACAGAATATTACAGAATAACAAACAAAAGGAAGTATAGAACTGAAGAACACAATTagcactttttaaaatcatttatttatgattatcatCTGTTCAATCTTCATGGGGTAAAACATGTGTGTTTCATACAGgacatattcatttaaaaatcctGAATGTTCAGCTAATTTTATAAGAcaatggagaaaataaaatatgtatttgttaTCAGGCAGTccataaaataacacaaaagtgATAGTAGACTAATTAATAACcagaatgcatttaaaatattttttgtttgtttgtttgttttcatctcATTACAAGTTTCTAAAtgtgtgaaatgttttattcaaacaaCTAAACAGATTTGGCTCAAATCAAATATCAAAATAGCTTATTTCTCTGGTAGTGAGACTTGGTCTTCTTGCTTTTGTTATGTATCAGATATGAagcatttagttttttattagtCTTTCATATtggaaatgtgtatttttaaaatcctGAAAGTCCAGCTGACTGAAGAAGACAAAGGAGGAgatcagatgtgtttgtgaCCTCTCTTAATGTTCAAAGTCTCATATTCAGAGGCTGGAGCAGAGAGCTGAAGAGAAGCATATGTGTCGACTGCCTCATTCTGAGCCTGAAAACAACACACtcttcaacaccatcatcatcatcatcatcatggtGACTTAACATATCTATGAAATAAAGGACTCACCTTCAGCTTAGTGGACaagctgttaaaaaaaaagtatattagttttaagtatattaaataGTAAAGTATAGTACATGTTTGTACTATTTCTTGAGATAGCGAAGTAATTTCTAAAATAGCTTTTAATCAATAATTTTTTGGACATATAAAGTCAGATTTCCTCAAAAAATTCTCAAATGTACAAACAGAGTAACCACAGTTTTGTTCATCACAGTAACTAATGCTTGACAATCAGTCTCACACacttttttgttcattttgatatatttcacataatgtttataatttaaAGCTTAACAAAATTCTTCTGTTTTTGGGGTTTGAAATTGGATACAAGCCCTATTTTATTACAATGGGACTTTGTCATTGACATCTAATGCAAGaactttcataaaaaataaaataataaaatgtatatgcaaatgtgttttgaGGCTCCTGTATAAGACTGTAAGTATGTTCTTGGATTTTATAGGTTATTGATTAAGTGTTAAAGCTACAACACTACACCACTTTTGGCTGATTTTTGCTGTAATTTGCTGTCTGGATGAGTTCATTATTTGCCAAAAGTCAAAGCTCTGCAGATTTTGGGAAAATCACGTAGTGGGTGATGGGAACAGACTCCAATATTTTAGCTTCTGACTATGATTCCATTTTAGAACATAATGTATGATGTGCCTTAAAACTGATTTAACATCACTCACCTCCAGTTCTCGCTGCAATCTGTACAGTCCATACTGACTTTTGTTAACTTGTTTTTTGCAACTCGAGAGTCACTACAACAATTACTGCAGTCATGTTTTGtacattgtttgttttcatttatgtgTTTCCTATCAACAAGGTGCATGTTTCTATATGTTGTGCACCTACCgtacacatgtatatataatgGCGCACAACATCACGACCACCAAAGTCACGACAGCAACTCCAATCAGCACAGAGAAAAGATTCAAACCTAAAGAATAAATGATTGTTTGGTAAACTATTAAGCAAGTGTTAGAGAGTTATattgtaatgtttaaaaaataaaaaattaccatAGTGAAAGGAGCATAAGAATGATCTAAAAAGTGGGGGATTAGCATTAACATTTATCACAATGACAGTTAAGCTATTATTTACAGTTTACTTAGAGTTATATATTCTTATTGACAGATTTGTCTTCTATTGGATGAATCACAGAACTGAAACTCACGTTCAACAGATGAAGGCAGCTGAAGCAGTTTTCTTGCAGTGCCTCGAGTGTTGTTACTGACACACTGCAGagtggatgtgtgtgtgagagactgaTGTAGAGTGATGGAGCTCCTCAAGCCTGTGCTGCTCAATCGCTCTTCACTGATGAACGTGTTTGAAGAGTTAGTGACAGGACGTCCAGACAGATGCCACTCCAGTTCAGGAGAGGGATTCCCATCAGcctcacagaaacacacagttacATTAGTTCTGTTACAGCTGGAGGATGAAGAGATTTTAGGTGCATCtgaaagtattaaaatgaaagaagaaaaaaacaaaataactgtAACGATTCTGCTCTAGTCAGTGATATGTTATAGTAGCTATTATTGCGTCATAACACAATAACAGTGTCATAACTGTTAATTATAAAACTGACTGGTGCTAATGAATGTGACGAGGTAAAACTGGCTGTTATGTAATACTCACACTGAATGTCCAGCTTCACTGATGAGTTTTGGGCACCATGTTGGTTCTGAGCTGTACAGTGGTACCAGCTTCTGTGTGTCGGGTCGGTCCTGTTGAAGGTAAGAGTGTCTCCAGTCTGCAGCTGCTCCAGCTGTCCTTCACTCTCTCTGGACCAGGTGTAGTTCACAGCTGGATTTGCATCACTGCTGCAGATCAGAGTCACCGAACTGCCCTCCAACACAGAGCTGGAGGGAGCCACAGACACTGCTGTGTTTTTAGGGGAAtctgaagggaaaacaaaatcaggGCCTcacaataaaaatctaaataatatgATTCACAAGTCAAAAGTAAAAAGCCTCACTTACACTGAACATGTACTGTGATGCTGTCCTGTGCTGTTTTGTTCTTGTCCTGTAGCTGGTAGGTTATAGTGCAGGTGAAAGTGACTCCATGCTCACGGTGAGTAGCAGTGAAGTTCAGATCAGAGATGAGCTCCTGTAGTCTGCTGCTCTCACTGAGGGGGATTCTGGGAGTGGAGCTCCATGTGAGAGTTGCTGGAGGAGAGGAGCAGAGAGTCTCAGCAGAGCAGCGCAGACTCACAGAGCTCCCCTCCAACACCTCCTCCTGATCCTGCGCCACATACAGCTGCACTCTGGGTTTGGGAGGAGACTCTGAAATACACACAGATTTATGTCTTATAAGAAATGTCTAGTCCCATTAAATTCATGTTCTCATTTCACCATTATACAAATATCAAGGCCTATGAATAATATTTCCAGTCATGAATTTACTCACCAATCACATGTATTGAAACACTGTCTTGTTTAAAGGTCTGTTTCAGTCCATGTTCACCCTCAATCCTGAAGTAATACCGACCTCTGTGACTTGATCTGAGGTCATAAAAGACAGTGGTGCAGTccttatcttttatttttccaGTTATATTCCCTCTAATGACGGAGTTCTGGCTTGATGTGCTTGAGTTAAACACTACGCTGTTCACTTGAGTCTCATCTTTGAACCACACTCCTGTAGCTCTCTCAGTGAGGTCTGTGTCATATTCTTTCTTAATCTCAAATCTGCACTTTATGATCACACAGGATCCACTGAGAGCTTCAATCTTCTCTGGCAGACTGACACTAAAATCTCTACAGCAAACACCTGCAACACACACATgatgaaaaacattattttaaagggTGTTTACGGTATCATTTTAAACAGAGAACAAGCAGAGCAACAGCAACAGTGGAATCTACATCAAGCATATTTGTAACTATTAATGTATTTCAGTATTTCaattactgtaatattgtaaatattttgaatgagataCTAGTCTTTAGAAACCAATTTGTGTATCAATTAGTATGTAACTGATTTAgctaaaatgtttgaaatgaaaAGTTCCCATATAGTTTAATGCAGTAGTTCAGCACTTGTTAAACTACTTCATTTACATTCTCAGTCATACTGAACACTAGATGTGTGAAGAAGGGAAGGAAAATCATACCTTTTAACAgaaaacagaagagaatgaTTGTCTCTGCAGTGTCCATCTCTTCATTAACAGATACTCCTGTAGAGAAACACTCTTGTACATGCTAGTAttt
The sequence above is drawn from the Onychostoma macrolepis isolate SWU-2019 chromosome 04, ASM1243209v1, whole genome shotgun sequence genome and encodes:
- the LOC131539538 gene encoding sialic acid-binding Ig-like lectin 13 isoform X1; its protein translation is MDTAETIILFCFLLNGVCCRDFSVSLPEKIEALSGSCVIIKCRFEIKKEYDKYLTERATGVWLKDGDHLNNQVFNSRDPKPNHFNGKITGQLHEKNCTTVFYNVNSKHSGKYFFRINSEVMKYTYKTNSSTIDVIESPPKPRVQLYVAQDQEEVLEGSSVSLRCSAETLCSSPPATLTWSSTPRIPLSESSRLQELISDLNFTATHREHGVTFTCTITYQLQDKNKTAQDSITVHVQYAPKISSSSSCNRTNVIVCFCEADGNPSPELEWHLSGRPVTNSSNTFISEERLSSTGLRSSITLHQSLTHTSTLQCVSNNTRGTARKLLQLPSSVERLNLFSVLIGVAVVTLVVVMLCAIIYTCVRLSTKLKAQNEAVDTYASLQLSAPASEYETLNIKRGHKHI
- the LOC131539538 gene encoding sialic acid-binding Ig-like lectin 13 isoform X2, which encodes MDTAETIILFCFLLNGVCCRDFSVSLPEKIEALSGSCVIIKCRFEIKKEYDKYLTERATGVWLKDGDHLNNQVFNSRDPKPNHFNGKITGQLHEKNCTTVFYNVNSKHSGKYFFRINSEVMKYTYKTNSSTIDVIESPPKPRVQLYVAQDQEEVLEGSSVSLRCSAETLCSSPPATLTWSSTPRIPLSESSRLQELISDLNFTATHREHGVTFTCTITYQLQDKNKTAQDSITVHVQYAPKISSSSSCNRTNVIVCFCEADGNPSPELEWHLSGRPVTNSSNTFISEERLSSTGLRSSITLHQSLTHTSTLQCVSNNTRGTARKLLQLPSSVERLNLFSVLIGVAVVTLVVVMLCAIIYTCLVH
- the LOC131539536 gene encoding myelin-associated glycoprotein-like, translating into MDTAETIILFCFLLKGVCCRDFSVSLPEKIEALSGSCVIIKCRFEIKKEYDTDLTERATGVWFKDETQVNSVVFNSSTSSQNSVIRGNITGKIKDKDCTTVFYDLRSSHRGRYYFRIEGEHGLKQTFKQDSVSIHVIESPPKPRVQLYVAQDQEEVLEGSSVSLRCSAETLCSSPPATLTWSSTPRIPLSESSRLQELISDLNFTATHREHGVTFTCTITYQLQDKNKTAQDSITVHVQYSPKNTAVSVAPSSSVLEGSSVTLICSSDANPAVNYTWSRESEGQLEQLQTGDTLTFNRTDPTHRSWYHCTAQNQHGAQNSSVKLDIQYAPKISSSSSCNRTNVTVCFCEADGNPSPELEWHLSGRPVTNSSNTFISEERLSSTGLRSSITLHQSLTHTSTLQCVSNNTRGTARKLLQLPSSVERLNLFSVLIGVAVVTLVVVMLCAIIYTCVRLSTKLKAQNEAVDTYASLQLSAPASEYETLNIKRGHKHI